One Anopheles marshallii chromosome 3, idAnoMarsDA_429_01, whole genome shotgun sequence genomic region harbors:
- the LOC128712841 gene encoding phospholipase B1, membrane-associated-like: MEVLPLSLSLLLLLNTNDATIAQEEVSFLDDPPFITLYRKIHNFLFDNVGPNSDRLNQARSQGKVQSPVPSEQAFPCPTEGMRSSKVPISVHELRPGDIDVIAAHGDSLTAGTGVLASGILELIIENRGLPWCIGGQGTWRQYLTLPNILKVFNPNLNGYVVGDSLSIDRESRFDVAEIGGMSQDLPHQARNLIKRMQSDRTVDIQNHWKLITILIGHNDFCSRICYLPKPEKALYQHEQNLLETLRLLRKYLPRTMVNIVATINVSILRTFIPKPASCVTTHSFECSCVFGARFESFQPRLERIMKQWNRVQQTVAERDEFSSDSDFVVNYQPFPEHLTLPTLQNGDTDAGIASVDCFHFSQRGHAIAANSYWNNLIDLVGNKSELVHREFERFNCPMKGRPFLATSKNSLGRF, translated from the exons ATGGAAGTTCTACCATTGTCCCTGTCGCTACTGCTATTATTGAACACCAATGACGCTACGATCGCTCAGGAGGAAGTGTCCTTTCTCGATGATCCTCCATTTATAACGCTCTATCGGAAGATACACAACTTTCTGTTCGACAATGTCGGTCCAAATTCGGACCGATTAAATCAGGCTCGCTCGCAAGGG AAAGTACAATCTCCCGTACCATCTGAGCAAGCTTTTCCCTGTCCTACGGAAGGCATGCGGAGCTCCAAAGTTCCTATCTCGGTTCACGAGCTACGTCCTGGAGACATCGACGTGATAGCGGCACACGGTGATTCGCTAACCGCCGGCACCGGAGTGCTGGCATCCGGAATTCTCGAGCTGATCATCGAGAATCGAGGCCTTCCGTGGTGCATCGGAGGACAGGGTACCTGGCGTCAATATCTAACTCTACCGAACATACTGAAGGTGTTCAATCCGAACCTGAATGGTTATGTCGTTGGCGACAGTCTATCCATCGACAGGGAGTCAAG ATTTGACGTGGCCGAAATAGGCGGCATGAGTCAGGATCTGCCGCATCAAGCGAGAAATCTCATCAAACGTATGCAGTCGGATCGAACGGTCGATATCCAAAATCATTGGAAGCTGATAACTATTCTCATCGGACATAATGATTTCTGTAGCCGCATCTGCTACCTGCCCAAGCCCGAGAAAGCACTCTACCAACATGAGCAAAATTTGCTGGAAACCTTGAGACTACTTCGCAAGTATCTGCCGAGAACTATGGTTAATATTGTGGCAACAATCA ATGTTAGCATCTTGAGAACGTTCATCCCGAAGCCAGCGTCGTGCGTTACCACCCATTCGTTCgagtgttcctgtgtgtttgGAGCACGTTTTGAGTCCTTCCAACCGCGGCTGGAGCGTATCATGAAGCAGTGGAACCGAGTACAGCAGACCGTAGCCGAGCGGGACGAGTTCTCCAGTGACTCCGATTTCGTCGTTAACTATCAACCATTTCCGGAGCATCTGACGCTGCCTACGCTCCAGAACGGTGACACCGATGCAGGCATCGCCTCGGTCGACTGTTTCCATTTCAGCCAACGGGGACACGCGATCGCGGCGAACAGCTACTGGAACAATCTGATCGATCTCGTGGGCAATAAGTCGGAGTTGGTGCACAGGGAGTTTGAACGTTTCAACTGTCCGATGAAGGGAAGACCGTTTCTTGCGACGAGTAAGAACAGTTTAGGACGGTTCTGA
- the LOC128714423 gene encoding ADP-dependent glucokinase, translating to MFSLLSTATMLGAFTALFAIVFQAYLTSNELVRLTVILQHLRDLEVEYPVNSPRVAIGYGSCSDLHVRAIDFLEYSDSIGHALNASEYTFDDITNEEEFLLNFGYYFQRGAAAERFTANRELFMSLVQRAKKSNNIQHHWALGGNAPVIGTRMAIEGANVLLGAKMSSKLKTHLRPEVNLTGSLIEDDDIHLILEYNTGDTWGDLVSPRANRYILHNDHHNPYLSSLEEFNAALSGFEPHLFVVSGLQMMDNYLYPVGVREQLLERVRSQMQAQSRTQTLIHFEMASFVELELLQLLLRTVLPYSDSIGMNEQELDNLQQVLETGRISLVADCNPRVAHSLDQARAVFRKLNEDFYRKQSNAGDGATRRPLSRIHLHTLAYQAFIVAKDGRWQHTKHAAAKASLTAHRHVCASTIVNPDAAYLQMDGSFAVSALPGARRIHFNNREPVSCWEESLELEDHAPSIVVEICVAPVLICKHAKQTVGAGDNISGAGLVLQI from the exons atgttttccctACTTAGCACCGCCACAATGCTGGGCGCATTTACCGCTCTGTTTGCAATCGTTTTTCAAGCGTACCTTACCTCCAACGAGCTTGTACGGTTGACCGTCATTTTGCAGCATTTGCGAGATTTGGAGGTGGAATATCCGGTCAACAGTCCACGAGTTGCCATCGGGTACGGTTCCTGCAGTGATTTGCACGTGCGGGCGATAGATTTCCTAGAGTACAGTGACAGCATTGGCCACGCGCTTAATGCGAGCGAATATACCTTCGACGACATTACGAACGAGGAAGAGTTTCTGCTTAATTTTGGCTATTACTTCCAACGCGGCGCAGCTGCAGA GAGATTTACTGCCAACAGGGAGCTGTTTATGAGTTTGGTACAGCGAGCGAAGAAATCGAACAATATCCAGCATCACTGGGCGCTAGGCGGAAATGCACCGGTCATTGGAACACGTATGGCGATCGAAGGTGCAAACGTTCTGCTCGGTGCCAAAATGTCctcaaa ATTGAAGACGCACCTGCGACCAGAAGTTAACCTCACCGGAAGCCTTATCGAGGACGATGATATTCATCTGATACTTGAATATAACACCGGTGACACATGGGGCGATTTAGTTTCGCCCCGTGCAAACCGCTACATCCTACACAACGATCACCACAATCCGTACCTGAGCTCGCTGGAAGAGTTCAATGCCGCACTTAGCGGATTCGAGCCGCATTTGTTCGTCGTGAGCGGCTTACAGATGATGGACAATTATCTTTATCCGGTGGGAGTGCGGGAACAGCTGCTGGAACGGGTACGCTCCCAGATGCAGGCCCAATCACGCACCCAAACGCTGATCCATTTCGAAATGGCCAGCTTCGTAGAGTTGGAGTTGTTGCAGCTGTTGCTCCGAACAGTGCTACCGTACAGTGATTCGATCGGTATGAACGAACAGGAGCTGGATAATCTGCAGCAAGTGTTGGAAACGGGCCGCATAAGTCTGGTGGCCGACTGTAATCCACGCGTGGCCCATTCGCTCGACCAAGCACGCGCCGTCTTTCGGAAGCTGAACGAAGATTTCTACCGAAAGCAATCGAACGCTGGGGATGGTGCAACACGACGGCCACTTTCTCGCATACATCTGCACACGCTCGCCTACCAGGCGTTCATTGTGGCCAAGGACGGTCGCTGGCAGCACACAAAACATGCTGCTGCTAAAGCCTCGCTTACGGCACACCGGCACGTGTGTGCGAGCACGATCGTGAATCCGGATGCAGCGTATCTGCAGATGGATGGAAGCTTTGCCGTTTCTGCTTTGCCGGGTGCAAGAAGGATACACTTTAACAACCGTGAACCGGTGTCGTGCTGGGAGGAATCGCTGGAACTGGAGGATCATGCACCATCGATCGTGGTGGAGATATGCGTAGCGCCGGTTTTAATATGCAAACATGCAAAGCAAACGGTCGGCGCTGGGGATAACATTTCCGGTGCGGGATTAGTGTTGCAGATATAA
- the LOC128712844 gene encoding phospholipase B1, membrane-associated-like: protein MDVLPLSLSLLLLLNTNDATIAQEEVSFLDDPPFITLYRKIHNFLFDNVGPNSDRLNQARSQGKVQSPVPTEQAFPCPTEGMRSSKVPISVHELRPGDIDVIAALGDSLTAGTGVLATGILELVIENRGLSWCIGGQGTWRQYLTLPNILKVFNPNLNGYVVGDSLSIDRESRFDVAEIGGMSQDLPHQARNLIKRMQSDRTVDIQNHWKLITILIGHNDFCSRICYLSKPEKALYQHEQNLLETLRLLRKYLPRTMVNIVATINVSILRTFIPKPASCVTTHSFECSCVFGARFESFQPRLERIMKQWNRVQQTVAERDEFSSDSDFVVNYQPFPEHLTLPTLQNGDTDAGIASVDCFHFSQRGHAIAANSYWNNLIDLVGNKSELVHREFERFNCPMKGRPFLATSKNSLGRF, encoded by the exons ATGGATGTTCTACCATTGTCCCTGTCGCTACTGCTATTATTGAACACCAATGACGCTACGATCGCTCAGGAGGAAGTGTCCTTTCTCGATGATCCTCCATTTATAACGCTCTATCGGAAGATACACAACTTTCTGTTTGACAATGTCGGTCCAAATTCGGACCGATTAAATCAGGCTCGCTCGCAAGGG AAAGTACAATCTCCCGTACCAACTGAGCAAGCTTTTCCCTGTCCTACGGAAGGCATGCGTAGCTCCAAAGTTCCTATCTCGGTTCACGAGCTACGTCCTGGAGACATCGACGTGATAGCGGCACTCGGTGATTCGCTAACCGCCGGCACCGGAGTGCTGGCAACCGGAATTCTCGAGCTGGTCATCGAGAATCGAGGCCTGTCGTGGTGCATCGGAGGACAGGGTACCTGGCGTCAATATCTAACTCTACCGAACATACTGAAGGTGTTCAATCCGAACCTGAATGGTTATGTCGTTGGCGACAGTCTATCCATCGACAGGGAGTCAAG ATTTGATGTGGCCGAAATAGGCGGCATGAGTCAGGATCTGCCGCACCAAGCGAGAAATCTCATCAAACGTATGCAGTCGGATCGAACGGTCGATATCCAAAATCATTGGAAGTTGATAACTATTCTCATCGGACATAATGATTTCTGTAGCCGCATCTGCTACCTGTCCAAGCCCGAGAAAGCACTCTACCAACATGAGCAAAATTTGCTGGAAACCTTGAGACTACTTCGCAAGTATCTGCCTAGAACTATGGTTAATATTGTGGCAACAATCA ATGTTAGCATCTTGAGAACGTTCATCCCGAAGCCAGCGTCGTGCGTTACCACCCATTCGTTCgagtgttcctgtgtgtttgGAGCACGGTTTGAGTCCTTCCAACCGCGGCTGGAGCGTATCATGAAGCAGTGGAACCGAGTACAGCAGACCGTCGCCGAGCGGGACGAGTTCTCCAGTGACTCCGATTTCGTCGTTAACTATCAACCATTTCCGGAGCATCTGACGCTGCCTACGCTCCAGAATGGTGACACCGATGCAGGCATCGCCTCGGtcgattgtttccatttcagccAACGGGGACACGCGATCGCGGCGAACAGCTACTGGAACAATCTGATCGATCTCGTGGGCAATAAGTCGGAGCTGGTGCACAGGGAGTTTGAACGTTTCAACTGTCCGATGAAGGGAAGACCGTTTCTTGCGACGAGTAAGAACAGTTTAGGACGGTTCTGA
- the LOC128712840 gene encoding phospholipase B1, membrane-associated-like — protein sequence MDVLPLSLSLLLLLNTNDATIAQEEVSFLDDPPFLTLYRKIHNFLFDNVGPSSDRLNQARSQGKVQSPVPSEQAFPCPTEGMRSSKVPISVHELRPGDIDVIAALGDSLTAGTGVLATGILELVIENRGLSWCIGGQGTWRQYLTLPNILKVFNPNLNGYVVGDSLSIDRESRFDVAEIGGMSQDLPHQARNLIKRMQSDRTVDIQNHWKLITILIGHNDFCSRICYLPKPEKALYQHEQNLLETLRLLRKYLPRTMVNIVATINVSILRTFIPKPASCVTTHSFECSCVFGARFESFQPRLERIMKQWNRVQQTVAERDEFSSDSDFVVNYQPFPEHLTLPTLQNGDTDAGIASVDCFHFSQRGHAIAANSYWNNLIDLVGNKSELVHREFERFNCPMKGRPFLATSKNSLGRF from the exons ATGGATGTTCTACCATTGTCCCTGTCGCTACTGCTATTATTGAACACCAATGACGCTACGATCGCTCAGGAGGAAGTGTCCTTTCTCGATGATCCTCCATTTCTAACGCTTTATCGCAAGATACACAACTTTCTGTTTGACAATGTCGGTCCAAGTTCGGACCGATTAAATCAGGCTCGCTCGCAAGGG AAAGTACAATCTCCCGTACCATCTGAGCAAGCCTTTCCCTGTCCTACGGAAGGCATGCGGAGCTCCAAAGTTCCTATCTCGGTTCACGAGCTACGTCCTGGAGACATCGACGTCATAGCGGCTCTCGGTGATTCGCTAACCGCCGGCACGGGAGTGCTAGCAACCGGAATTCTTGAGCTGGTCATCGAGAATCGGGGCCTGTCGTGGTGCATCGGAGGACAGGGTACCTGGCGTCAATATCTAACTCTACCGAACATACTGAAGGTGTTCAATCCGAACCTGAATGGTTATGTCGTTGGCGACAGTCTATCCATCGACAGGGAGTCAAG ATTTGATGTGGCCGAAATAGGCGGCATGAGTCAGGATCTGCCGCACCAAGCGAGAAATCTCATCAAACGCATGCAGTCGGATCGAACGGTCGATATCCAAAATCATTGGAAGCTGATAACTATTCTCATCGGACATAATGATTTCTGTAGCCGCATCTGCTACCTGCCCAAGCCCGAGAAAGCACTCTACCAACATGAGCAAAATTTGCTGGAAACCTTGAGACTACTTCGCAAGTATCTGCCTAGAACTATGGTTAATATTGTGGCAACAATCA ATGTTAGCATCTTGAGAACGTTCATCCCGAAGCCAGCGTCGTGCGTTACCACCCATTCGTTCgagtgttcctgtgtgtttgGAGCACGGTTTGAGTCCTTCCAACCGCGGCTGGAGCGTATCATGAAGCAGTGGAACCGAGTACAGCAGACCGTCGCCGAGCGGGACGAGTTCTCCAGTGACTCCGATTTCGTCGTTAACTATCAACCATTTCCGGAGCATCTGACGCTGCCTACGCTCCAGAATGGTGACACCGATGCAGGCATCGCCTCGGtcgattgtttccatttcagccAACGGGGACACGCGATCGCGGCGAACAGCTACTGGAACAATCTGATCGATCTCGTGGGCAATAAGTCGGAGCTGGTGCACAGGGAGTTTGAACGTTTCAACTGTCCGATGAAGGGAAGACCGTTTCTTGCGACGAGTAAGAACAGTTTAGGACGATTCTGA